One window from the genome of Erwinia sorbitola encodes:
- the hemH gene encoding ferrochelatase, with amino-acid sequence MRQDKPGVLLVNLGTPDAPTTPAVKRYLKQFLSDKRVVDTPRWLWWPILNIGILPLRSPRVAKLYASVWMDGGSPLMVFSQRQRAALAARLDIPVELGMSYGNPSLKSAIDSLMQQGVNRLIVLPLYPQFSCSTVAAVWDGITEVFAGYRSLPSVNFIRDYAEHPAYIAALKASVERSFAQHGKPDLLVTSFHGIPQRFADEGDDYPQRCYDTFNALTASLGLGSSEAMLTFQSRFGREPWLTPYTDETMQALPAKGVKHVQIMSPGFSADCLETLEEINEQNREFFLHAGGTRFEYIPALNDDEEHITMMLELVNQYR; translated from the coding sequence ATGAGGCAAGACAAGCCCGGCGTGTTACTGGTTAACTTAGGTACGCCAGATGCTCCTACCACACCTGCCGTAAAACGTTATCTGAAACAGTTTCTTAGCGATAAACGCGTGGTTGATACCCCGCGCTGGCTATGGTGGCCGATTCTGAATATCGGTATTCTTCCGCTTCGTTCTCCACGTGTGGCAAAACTGTATGCCTCCGTATGGATGGATGGCGGCTCCCCGCTGATGGTATTCAGTCAGCGTCAGCGTGCGGCGCTGGCGGCGCGGCTGGATATACCGGTGGAGCTGGGGATGAGCTACGGTAATCCGAGCTTAAAAAGTGCTATCGATAGCCTGATGCAGCAGGGTGTTAATCGCTTGATCGTACTGCCGCTCTATCCGCAGTTTTCATGCTCGACTGTGGCGGCGGTATGGGATGGTATTACCGAGGTGTTTGCCGGTTACCGCAGCCTGCCGTCGGTGAACTTTATCCGTGATTACGCTGAACACCCGGCTTATATTGCTGCACTTAAAGCGTCAGTTGAGCGCTCGTTTGCACAGCATGGTAAGCCCGATCTGCTGGTAACCTCCTTCCACGGCATCCCGCAGCGTTTCGCCGATGAGGGCGATGATTATCCGCAGCGCTGCTATGACACCTTCAACGCTTTGACTGCCTCGCTGGGCCTCGGCAGCAGCGAAGCCATGCTGACCTTCCAGTCGCGTTTTGGCCGTGAGCCGTGGCTGACGCCGTACACCGATGAAACTATGCAGGCTTTGCCCGCCAAGGGTGTGAAGCACGTGCAGATTATGAGCCCGGGTTTCTCGGCTGACTGCCTGGAGACGCTGGAAGAGATTAACGAGCAGAACCGCGAATTCTTCCTGCATGCAGGCGGAACACGCTTCGAGTACATTCCGGCGCTGAATGATGATGAAGAACATATCACCATGATGCTGGAGCTGGTAAACCAGTACCGTTAA
- a CDS encoding inosine/guanosine kinase yields MKFPGKRKSKHYFPVSARDPLLQPVQPENDAANSWIVGIDQILVDIEAKVDDDFVARYGLSLGHSLVIEDDVAEALYAELVDNNLITHQFAGGTIGNTLHNYSVLADDRSVLLGVMCNNVQIGGYAYRYLCNTSSRTDLNYLQGVDGAIGRCFTLIGDNGERTFAISPGMMNQLHPQSIPEEVIAGASALVLTSYLVRCKPGEPMPEATMQAIRWAKKHNVPVVLTLGTKYVIADNPQFWRDFLREHVSVVAMNEDEAFELTGERDPLQAANVALDWVDLVLCTAGPNGLYMAAFTEESGKRTTQHPLLPGAIPEFNQYEFSRAMRHQDCIDPLRIFSHIAPYMGGPEKIMNTNGAGDGALAALLHDITANNFHRSNVPNSSKHGRNYLTYSSLAQVCKYANRVSYQVLNQHSPRLTRGLPEREDSLEESYWER; encoded by the coding sequence ATGAAATTCCCCGGTAAACGTAAATCCAAACACTATTTCCCCGTTAGCGCGCGCGATCCATTATTACAACCTGTTCAGCCGGAAAATGATGCGGCTAACAGCTGGATTGTCGGTATCGATCAGATCCTCGTCGATATTGAAGCAAAAGTGGACGATGACTTTGTGGCACGTTATGGCCTGAGTCTCGGACATTCGCTGGTGATTGAGGATGATGTCGCCGAAGCGCTTTACGCTGAACTGGTTGATAACAACCTGATTACCCATCAATTTGCTGGTGGCACTATCGGGAATACGCTGCACAACTATTCAGTGCTGGCTGATGACCGTTCGGTATTACTGGGTGTGATGTGTAATAACGTGCAGATTGGCGGCTACGCCTACCGTTACCTGTGTAACACCTCAAGCCGGACTGACCTGAACTATTTGCAGGGTGTTGATGGGGCGATTGGTCGCTGTTTCACGCTGATTGGCGATAACGGCGAACGTACTTTCGCTATCAGTCCCGGGATGATGAATCAGCTGCACCCGCAGAGTATTCCTGAAGAGGTGATTGCCGGAGCATCGGCGCTGGTACTGACCTCTTATCTGGTGCGCTGTAAGCCGGGTGAACCTATGCCTGAGGCAACCATGCAGGCGATTCGCTGGGCGAAGAAACACAATGTGCCCGTTGTACTGACGCTGGGCACCAAGTATGTCATTGCTGATAATCCACAGTTCTGGCGTGATTTCCTGCGTGAGCATGTCTCCGTGGTGGCGATGAATGAAGATGAAGCGTTTGAGCTGACTGGTGAGCGCGACCCGTTACAGGCGGCAAATGTTGCTCTCGACTGGGTAGATCTGGTGCTGTGTACCGCCGGACCAAACGGCCTGTATATGGCGGCCTTTACCGAGGAGTCCGGCAAGCGTACCACGCAGCATCCGCTTCTGCCGGGAGCGATCCCTGAGTTTAATCAGTATGAATTCAGCCGTGCGATGCGTCATCAGGACTGCATCGATCCGCTGCGTATCTTTTCCCATATCGCGCCGTATATGGGCGGGCCAGAAAAGATCATGAATACCAACGGGGCAGGGGATGGCGCGCTGGCGGCGCTACTGCACGATATTACTGCCAATAATTTTCACCGTTCGAATGTGCCGAATTCCAGTAAGCACGGGCGCAATTATCTGACTTACTCCTCGCTGGCGCAGGTATGTAAGTACGCGAACCGCGTAAGTTATCAGGTGCTGAATCAGCACTCGCCGCGTTTGACGCGCGGGCTGCCGGAGCGGGAAGATAGTCTTGAGGAGTCTTACTGGGAGCGGTAA
- the adk gene encoding adenylate kinase, which yields MRIILLGAPGAGKGTQAQFIMEKYGIPQISTGDMLRAAVKAGSELGQKAKQIMDDGKLVTDELVIALVKERIAQEDCRNGFLLDGFPRTIPQADAMKEAGIKVDNVLEFAVPDELIVDRIVGRRVHAPSGRVYHVTYNPPKVEGKDDVTGEDLTIRKDDQEATVRKRLVEYHEMTAPLIAYYSKEAAAGNTAYHKIDGTRKVAEVSAELAKILG from the coding sequence ATGCGTATTATTCTGCTCGGAGCTCCGGGTGCAGGTAAAGGGACTCAGGCTCAGTTCATTATGGAGAAATACGGTATTCCGCAAATCTCCACGGGTGACATGTTACGCGCTGCTGTTAAAGCAGGTTCGGAGCTGGGTCAGAAAGCCAAACAGATTATGGATGATGGTAAACTGGTCACCGATGAACTGGTGATTGCGCTGGTTAAAGAGCGTATCGCTCAGGAAGACTGCCGCAACGGTTTCCTGCTCGATGGCTTCCCACGCACCATTCCTCAGGCTGACGCCATGAAGGAAGCGGGCATCAAAGTTGATAACGTGCTGGAGTTCGCGGTACCTGACGAGCTGATCGTTGATCGTATCGTGGGTCGCCGGGTTCATGCGCCATCTGGCCGCGTTTACCACGTCACCTACAATCCACCAAAAGTGGAAGGTAAAGATGATGTGACCGGTGAAGATCTGACTATCCGTAAAGATGATCAGGAAGCTACCGTACGTAAACGTCTGGTGGAATATCACGAGATGACCGCTCCGCTGATTGCTTACTACAGCAAAGAAGCTGCTGCGGGTAACACTGCGTACCACAAAATTGACGGCACCCGTAAAGTGGCAGAAGTCAGCGCAGAGCTGGCTAAAATCCTCGGTTAG